A single region of the Brassica rapa cultivar Chiifu-401-42 chromosome A03, CAAS_Brap_v3.01, whole genome shotgun sequence genome encodes:
- the LOC103856055 gene encoding mitochondrial phosphate carrier protein 3, mitochondrial, with the protein MESRKHSLIPSFLYSSSSSPRSLLLDQVLNSNSNAAFASSNLEKSPSPAPAKTATMVSRKNFLIASPTEPGKGIEMYSPAFYAACTFGGILSCGLTHMTVTPLDLVKCNMQIDPTKYKSISSGFGILMKEQGVKGFFRGWVPTLLGYSAQGACKFGFYEFFKKYYSDLAGPEYTAKYKTLIYLAGSASAEVIADIALCPFEAVKVRVQTQPGFARGMSDGFPKFVKSEGYGGLYKGLGPLWGRQIPYTMMKFASFETIVEMIYKYAIPNPKHECSKGLQLGVSFAGGYVAGVFCAIVSHPADNLVSFLNNAKGATVGDAVKKIGLLGLFTRGLPLRIVMIGTLTGAQWGLYDAFKVFVGLPTTGGVAPAPAIVAAEAKA; encoded by the exons ATGGAGTCTCGCAAGCATTCTCTGATCCCGAGCTTCCTCTATTCCTCCTCCTCATCGCCGAGATCCCTCCTCCTCGACCAGGTCCTCAACTCCAACTCCAACGCTGCATTCGCGTCCTCCAATCTCGAGAAATCGCCTTCTCCTGCTCCGGCGAAGACGGCGACGATGGTGTCTCGGAAGAATTTCTTGATCGCGTCTCCCACGGAGCCAGGGAAGGGGATCGAGATGTACTCGCCTGCCTTCTACGCCGCGTGTACCTTCGGTGGGATTCTCAGCTGTGGTCTCACTCACATGACCGTTACTCCTCTCGATCTCGTCAAGTGCAATATGCAG ATTGATCCAACGAAGTACAAGAGCATCTCCTCTGGTTTTGGGATCTTGATGAAGGAGCAAGGAGTCAAGGGATTTTTCCGTGGATGGGTTCCTACTTTGTTGGGTTACAGTGCTCAGGGTGCTTGCAAGTTCGGATTCTACGAGTTCTTTAAGAAGTACTACTCTGACCTTGCTGGACCTGAGTACACTGCCAAGTACAAGACCCTCATCTACCTTGCTGGTTCTGCCTCTGCTGAGGTTATTGCCGATATTGCTCTTTGCCCGTTTGAAGCTGTTAAGGTTAGGGTTCAGACACAGCCTGGGTTTGCGAGGGGAATGTCTGATGGGTTTCCCAAGTTTGTCAAGTCTGAAGGATACGGAGG CCTGTACAAGGGTCTTGGTCCACTCTGGGGACGTCAGATTCCTT ACACCATGATGAAGTTTGCTTCGTTTGAGACCATTGTTGAGATGATCTACAAGTACGCGATCCCCAACCCAAAACACGAGTGCAGCAAAGGTCTGCAACTTGGTGTGAGTTTCGCTGGAGGTTACGTTGCTGGAGTGTTTTGTGCAATCGTCTCTCACCCTGCTGATAACCTAGTTTCGTTCCTCAACAATGCTAAGGGAGCAACCGTTGGAGAT GCGGTGAAGAAGATAGGGCTCTTGGGACTGTTCACAAGAGGACTTCCTCTAAGGATTGTGATGATAGGGACATTGACTGGAGCGCAATGGGGTTTGTACGATGCCTTTAAAGTTTTCGTTGGCCT TCCAACCACCGGTGGTGTTGCTCCAGCGCCTGCCATCGTTGCTGCTGAAGCCAAAGCCTGA
- the LOC103856052 gene encoding translocon-associated protein subunit beta, translating to MAIPLAKLLISAVAVFMLVSASFATSEMPFMVVHKKATLNRLKSGAERVLVSFDIYNQGSAAAYDVTLTDNTWDKKTFEVVNGNTSRTWERLDAGGILSHSFELEAKVKGRFHGAPALVTFRIPTKAALQQAYSTPLLPLDILEDVPPTDLLALAKRVLAKYGSLVSVISMVVLFVHLVATPSSKSNAAKGSSKKKR from the exons ATGGCGATCCCCTTAGCTAAGCTTCTGATCTCCGCCGTTGCGGTTTTCATGCTCGTCTCCGCTTCGTTCGCGACCTCGGAAATGCCGTTCATGGTGGTTCACAAGAAAGCTACTCTCAACAGGCTCAAATCTGGCGCCGAGCGCGTCCTCGTTTCCTTCGATATCTACAATCAAGGATCTGC GGCGGCGTATGATGTGACTCTGACTGATAATACCTGGGATAAGAAAACTTTTGAAGTTGTTAATGGAAACACTTCAAGAACATGGGAGAGACTTGATGC AGGAGGTATTCTGTCTCATTCTTTCGAATTAGAGGCCAAGGTTAAAGGACGCTTCCATGGTGCTCCTGCTCTCGTTACTTTCCGCATCCCCACAAAGGCAGCTCTACAG cAAGCGTACTCAACTCCATTACTACCTCTAGACATCCTCGAAGACGTGCCTCCAACAGACCTGCTTGCTCTG GCAAAG AGGGTACTGGCAAAATACGGATCACTTGTTTCAGTGATCTCCATGGTGGTTTTGTTCGTACACTTGGTAGCAACACCTTCATCGAAGTCCAATGCAGCAAAAGGGAGCAGCAAGAAGAAACGCTAA
- the LOC103856049 gene encoding uncharacterized protein LOC103856049: MGCATSVYASVGKKKRIVQESVVFVLQLRVPVQSDLQRQLKGVAPKTTVERLACLRNQIQLVAEDTGGSAISELRTALEEYLSLLTGIVKKKNDGMEGCVEFKWKTLGDGRRAELCFTNLWMEMLTVIHMMAALALTEANSLMIPKACSDSSNSVRVVSSDCRRDAVDLLLKASGYLEFCIREILTRFPPDIKSKLPDDMQESVLQTLSIQALGQGTEIQLGLAVDSQKATLSVKRRLACEQVIYFSQAYQCLSGCDVVSHGCAKKLLRFIYWKFLEAKAAAYYYHGLVIDKGNEPACHVSAVCCFLAAAELLAESKKACFSFCLAPPVTRAPPMWGVMKHLSQKIPEVAFRKSQTYGYLLEEEEKAMQCLPELPDFQLSLRPEEFELPEIEAGSSEGNQTHLLSEHLEDYSDNHDDDEDNDELDH; the protein is encoded by the exons ATGGGGTGTGCTACATCTGTTTATGCTTCTGTGGGCAAGAAGAAGAGGATCGTTCAAGAATCTGTAGTGTTTGTTCTGCAGCTCCGTGTTCCTGTTCAGTCTGATCTTCAGCGTCAGCTCAAAGGCGTTGCTCCCAAGACCACCGTTGAGCGTTTGGCATGTCTAAGGAATCAGATTCAGTTGGTAGCCGAGGACACAG GTGGTTCTGCCATATCTGAGCTGCGTACAGCTTTGGAGGAGTACTTATCTCTTCTCACCGGTATTGTCAAGAAAA AGAATGATGGCATGGAGGGATGTGTAGAGTTCAAATGGAAAACCCTAGGAGATGGTCGAAGA GCTGAGTTATGTTTCACAAACCTTTGGATGGAGATGCTGACGGTGATACACATGATGGCTGCTTTGGCATTGACTGAAGCTAACTCTCTCATGATTCCAAAGGCTTGCTCTGATTCTAGCAATAGCGTCCGTGTGGTCTCCAGTG ATTGCAGGAGAGATGCGGTTGACTTGCTGCTCAAGGCATCTGGATACTTAGAGTTCTGCATCAGAGAGATATTAACTCGCTTTCCTCCTGATATAAA GAGTAAATTGCCAGATGACATGCAGGAGAGTGTTTTACAAACTCTCTCTATCCAAGCACTTGGACAG GGAACTGAGATTCAACTAGGATTAGCAGTTGATAGCCAGAAAGCAACACTGTCTGTGAAGAGGAGACTTGCATGTGAGCAAGTCATCTACTTCTCTCAG GCATATCAATGCTTGTCTGGTTGTGACGTAGTCAGTCATGGATGCGCCAAGAAGCTTCTCCGGTTCATCTACTGGAAGTTTCTTGAAGCAAAG GCTGCGGCATACTACTACCATGGACTGGTAATAGACAAAGGAAACGAGCCAGCTTGCCATGTGAGCGCGGTGTGTTGCTTCCTTGCAGCTGCAGAGCTCTTAGCAGAAAGCAAGAAGGCTTGTTTCAGCTTCTGCTTAGCTCCTCCTGTCACCAG GGCTCCTCCTATGTGGGGTGTTATGAAACATTTGAGTCAGAAGATTCCAGAAGTTGCTTTTAGAAAGTCTCAAACATATGGATACttgcttgaagaagaagaaaa GGCAATGCAGTGTTTGCCAGAGCTCCCAGACTTTCAATTGTCATTGAGACCAGAAGAGTTTGAGCTACCTGAGATAGAAGCGGGCTCTTCTGAAGGAAACCAAACCCATTTGCTTAGTGAACATCTCGAAGACTACTCCGATaatcatgatgatgatgaagataatGATGAGCTTGATCATTGA